In Vigna unguiculata cultivar IT97K-499-35 chromosome 3, ASM411807v1, whole genome shotgun sequence, a single genomic region encodes these proteins:
- the LOC114176712 gene encoding precursor of CEP9-like, whose product MATFHIKPKCVVIFLALIAFNGSLLTYCREIKPLNQHYSLKKDTSANVPAPSSENKKVDSFVISKQDVEGFGDTNAFRPTTPGSSPGVGHRKFATEDKDMKATVEVQSPDVMVHVTEGTESGFKPTNPGHSPGVGHAQHNQMGQ is encoded by the coding sequence ATGGCTACATTTCATATAAAGCCAAAATGTGTTGTGATTTTTCTAGCACTAATTGCCTTCAATGGTTCCCTTCTAACTTATTGCAGGGAAATAAAACCATTGAACCAACATTATTCGTTAAAGAAGGATACCAGTGCTAATGTTCCTGCTCCATCATCAGAGAATAAGAAAGTTGATTCATTCGTGATATCAAAACAAGACGTTGAAGGTTTTGGAGACACAAATGCCTTCCGACCCACAACACCAGGGAGCAGTCCTGGTGTAGGTCACCGAAAATTTGCGACAGAAGATAAAGATATGAAAGCAACTGTAGAAGTTCAAAGCCCTGATGTTATGGTTCACGTTACTGAAGGCACAGAAAGTGGTTTCAAGCCTACAAACCCTGGTCACAGTCCAGGTGTTGGGCATGCTCAGCACAACCAAATGGGACAGTAA